One region of Natronorubrum aibiense genomic DNA includes:
- a CDS encoding energy-coupling factor transporter transmembrane component T family protein, whose product MLTYAPDDTLAHRLDPRSKLALQIGFATTALAHTSPRALLALSVVAGLILVFARLSVLEALYAYRFALVILAVAPLVSGLTLGAPWFDSTDAGTSARASYRVLLILLVSAAYIRSTPVRASRAAIQRTIPGKPGQVLGIGVALVFRFLPVLQADLRTIRDAMAARLGDERGVIDRASTLSLLALSRAFDRADRLALALQARCFAWNPTLPALTFSRVDYPALGLAVVLAVSAFY is encoded by the coding sequence ATGCTTACCTACGCCCCTGACGACACGCTCGCCCACCGGCTCGACCCCCGCTCGAAGCTGGCGCTCCAGATCGGCTTCGCGACGACGGCGCTGGCCCACACCAGTCCACGGGCGCTACTCGCCCTCTCCGTCGTAGCCGGGCTGATCCTCGTTTTCGCCCGACTGTCGGTGCTCGAGGCACTCTACGCCTACCGCTTTGCGCTCGTCATCCTCGCGGTCGCGCCACTGGTTTCAGGATTGACCCTCGGTGCGCCGTGGTTCGATTCCACGGACGCGGGAACCTCCGCACGAGCGAGCTACCGAGTCCTGCTCATTTTGCTCGTCAGCGCAGCATATATCCGCTCGACGCCGGTGCGAGCGTCTCGAGCCGCGATCCAGCGGACGATCCCCGGCAAACCCGGACAGGTGCTCGGTATCGGCGTCGCGCTCGTCTTCCGGTTCCTGCCGGTCTTGCAGGCGGATCTCCGAACGATCCGCGACGCGATGGCGGCCCGGCTGGGCGACGAGCGCGGCGTTATCGACCGCGCCAGCACGCTCTCGTTGCTCGCGCTCTCGAGGGCGTTCGACCGAGCGGATCGACTCGCACTCGCCTTACAGGCGCGCTGTTTCGCTTGGAACCCCACACTGCCCGCGCTGACGTTTTCACGGGTCGACTACCCCGCGCTCGGACTGGCCGTCGTCCTCGCCGTGTCCGCGTTCTACTAA
- a CDS encoding sodium/proline symporter codes for MASEGIAGSAGIWVLGTFAAYLLVLLGIGLYASQLMDSVDDYVIGGRSVGPVVTGFSERASEMSGWLTLGVPSDAFGTGVMAFYNGLGMIPADLFAWAGLAKRLRKYTEIVKAVTLPTFFETRLQDDTGLVKGVSAFVLMIFEGGYVGAQIVAAGTLLEVLTGVEPLVGILAGGVIVVGYTILGGYFAVAWSDYFQGAIILIAFIVLPVLAFTTYGFPFNDLASVGSSYTSVTAGMTGWAAIFGIISYAAIGLGIPGNPHVMVRFMGIDEVKNIRLAALVAQLFMFVAYIGAGFVGLYALVAFGQGGIDDPNNVMPMLTLEFFPGAIAGIILAAALAAMMSSADSQLLVATSAIVEDVYHGYINPNASQEKLVRYSQAVTLGLGAASIAFAYLAKDTPIYTLVLDYAWGGLGAAIGPTLIAALWWKRVTAEGSVASMIVGTTTMILWTQLSTVIEAVGLSGAVESSSFLTGLVDVYGLFPAFVLSTTTLIAVSLLTRPPEGVDNHFDVFDKPLSALSSAESQTGAPEYVTDGGRDINPKAVTETDNIRAHVAASDYWQEGDE; via the coding sequence ATGGCCAGTGAGGGAATCGCCGGCTCGGCCGGCATCTGGGTCCTCGGAACGTTCGCAGCGTACCTCCTCGTTCTGCTCGGAATCGGGCTGTACGCGTCCCAACTTATGGACTCAGTCGACGACTACGTCATCGGTGGCCGAAGCGTCGGCCCCGTCGTTACGGGCTTTTCCGAACGCGCCTCCGAGATGAGCGGGTGGCTCACGCTCGGCGTTCCCAGCGACGCGTTCGGAACGGGTGTGATGGCCTTCTACAACGGGCTCGGCATGATCCCCGCCGACCTGTTCGCGTGGGCCGGGCTCGCAAAGCGCCTCCGGAAGTACACGGAGATCGTGAAAGCGGTCACGCTGCCGACCTTCTTCGAGACGCGTCTGCAGGACGACACCGGGCTCGTCAAAGGCGTCTCCGCGTTCGTGTTGATGATCTTCGAGGGCGGGTACGTGGGTGCCCAGATCGTCGCCGCCGGGACGCTGCTGGAAGTGCTCACCGGCGTCGAGCCGCTGGTCGGAATCCTCGCGGGCGGTGTCATCGTTGTCGGGTACACCATCCTCGGCGGCTACTTCGCCGTCGCGTGGTCCGACTACTTCCAGGGAGCCATCATCCTGATCGCGTTCATCGTCTTGCCGGTACTTGCGTTCACCACCTACGGATTTCCGTTCAACGACCTCGCCTCGGTCGGGAGTTCGTACACGAGCGTCACGGCCGGGATGACCGGCTGGGCAGCGATCTTCGGCATCATCAGCTATGCTGCTATCGGGCTCGGCATCCCCGGGAACCCGCACGTGATGGTGCGGTTCATGGGGATCGACGAGGTGAAGAACATCCGGCTGGCGGCGCTGGTCGCCCAACTGTTCATGTTCGTCGCCTACATCGGCGCCGGCTTCGTCGGACTGTACGCGCTGGTCGCCTTCGGCCAGGGCGGCATCGACGACCCGAACAACGTCATGCCGATGCTCACGCTCGAGTTCTTCCCCGGAGCTATTGCAGGGATCATCCTCGCAGCGGCCCTCGCCGCAATGATGTCCAGCGCCGACTCGCAGCTGCTCGTCGCGACCAGCGCAATCGTCGAGGACGTCTATCACGGCTACATCAATCCGAACGCGAGCCAAGAGAAATTGGTTCGGTACTCACAGGCCGTGACGCTCGGTCTCGGTGCGGCGAGTATCGCCTTCGCCTACCTCGCCAAGGACACCCCGATCTACACGCTCGTCCTCGACTACGCCTGGGGCGGTCTCGGCGCAGCGATCGGGCCGACGCTGATCGCCGCACTGTGGTGGAAACGCGTCACCGCCGAAGGCTCCGTCGCGAGTATGATCGTCGGAACGACGACGATGATCCTGTGGACCCAACTGTCGACCGTCATCGAGGCCGTCGGACTCTCCGGCGCAGTCGAGAGCTCCTCGTTCCTCACCGGTCTCGTCGACGTCTACGGCCTGTTCCCGGCGTTCGTCCTCTCGACAACGACGCTCATCGCCGTCTCACTTCTCACGCGCCCGCCAGAGGGCGTCGACAACCACTTCGACGTGTTCGACAAACCGCTCTCGGCGCTCTCGAGCGCCGAGAGCCAGACGGGAGCACCCGAGTACGTGACCGACGGCGGTCGCGACATCAACCCGAAGGCCGTCACGGAGACCGACAACATTCGCGCCCACGTCGCTGCCAGCGACTACTGGCAGGAGGGCGACGAGTAG
- a CDS encoding class I SAM-dependent methyltransferase has translation MEVPCVRVSLEEGEQTRRELADADLIDDEYELTVEDGCLYVPVTDPDAVPDSLELVSMTVPERETQTTPADVLGFDPSYERLGKAVLLDEDDDERARGIADAVLESDLPVDTVLNKQSKVKGETRVRDWDLLAGEDTEVVHREYGCEFALDLAEVYFSPRLATERHRVAEQVSEGEQAFDMFAGVGPFVIPFAKRGAECVGVDVNEDAIEYLRENARRNGVEERVTAICADVREVAAEYEGWADRLVMNLPHSADEFLETAATLAGDDCVIHYYDIQHEDDPFGPGERAIRAVAEPEYEVSVETRHTVRSYAPHELNVCLDVRLER, from the coding sequence ATGGAAGTGCCGTGTGTCCGCGTTTCGCTCGAGGAGGGGGAGCAGACGCGTCGCGAACTGGCGGACGCGGACCTGATCGACGACGAGTACGAACTGACCGTCGAGGATGGGTGCCTCTACGTACCGGTTACCGACCCCGACGCGGTGCCCGATTCGCTCGAGTTGGTCTCGATGACCGTCCCCGAGCGCGAGACGCAGACGACGCCCGCCGACGTGCTCGGGTTCGACCCCTCTTACGAGCGACTCGGCAAGGCCGTCTTGCTCGACGAGGACGACGACGAGCGTGCCCGCGGGATCGCCGACGCCGTCCTCGAGTCGGATCTACCCGTTGACACGGTGTTGAACAAGCAATCGAAGGTCAAAGGCGAGACGCGGGTGCGCGACTGGGACCTGCTCGCGGGCGAGGATACCGAGGTCGTCCACCGCGAGTACGGCTGTGAGTTCGCACTGGACCTCGCCGAAGTCTACTTTTCGCCGCGGCTCGCGACCGAGCGCCATCGAGTCGCCGAGCAGGTGAGCGAGGGTGAACAGGCCTTCGACATGTTCGCCGGCGTCGGTCCGTTCGTGATTCCCTTCGCGAAACGCGGCGCAGAATGTGTCGGCGTCGACGTCAACGAAGACGCGATCGAGTATCTGCGCGAGAACGCCCGCCGGAACGGCGTCGAAGAGCGGGTAACGGCGATCTGTGCGGACGTCCGCGAGGTCGCCGCCGAGTACGAGGGGTGGGCCGACCGCCTCGTGATGAACCTCCCTCACAGCGCCGACGAGTTCCTCGAGACCGCAGCCACCCTCGCGGGCGATGACTGCGTGATTCACTACTACGACATCCAGCACGAAGACGACCCCTTCGGTCCCGGCGAGCGCGCGATCCGTGCGGTCGCCGAACCCGAGTACGAGGTCAGCGTCGAAACCCGGCATACGGTCCGTTCGTACGCACCACACGAGCTCAACGTCTGTCTGGATGTCCGACTCGAGCGATAA